attgttgtatgtgggactttgttgtgtgcaaattggctgatgCGTTTCATTTCAAAAAGTACTCCATTTGCTGTAAAGCACTTTCAGATATCCAGCAGTTGTGATAAATGCTCAAACGCACCTCCACTACTTCCCTGGTATATTGGCCATCTCATCTGCTGACTTGAGCACACATGGCAATTGAACTTGGGTCTAATTAACCCCCAGTGATGTTGTCTTTTCCTTCTGAGGACCTAGACGCAAGAAATAGGAGTGCgagtagaccattctgcccattAGGACTGCTCGGCTATTCAATACGATGATGGGCTTCCCCATGTACCGTGATTATGTGAGAGACCAACAATAAAGCATTCGCAAGCCtccggtagagaatttcaaagattcacacttCAGTGAAGCAATTTTTCATTTTGGTCCAAAGATTGTTCCGGTTTTAGATTCCCCAACGAGCAGAAACGATCTCTGGGTGTCAACTCTATCAATCTCCTTCAGAACCTTATGTTTCAAGAGATCGCTTCTTTCAGTTTAATGAGTCtctggtaaatggtaacccccaagatgttgatagtggagtattaatgatggtaatgtcattaaaggccaacatgctatttgccttcctaattgcttactgtacctgcatgttaactgtGTTCTTTGTATGAGTACATCTACAGCTCTCTGAACATCAAAAGTTTCACACTTTCTAAAATATGTTGCTTTTCTTACCCTACATTAtactgttgcccactcacttaactatctatatctctttgcagccttgcTGTATCCTCCCAGTTTACCTTTCCAGTTCGTGTTGTATTGTAAGTAAACACAAACATTACCTGTCATTAATTGCAAGTTCCTATGGCACTCCACTAGTCATAGCCTGCCATCTTGAACATGCCCTGTTTATGTCTACGCTTTGATTCCTGTCCATTAAATTAATTTTCTTTCCATGCTAATATGTCatccccaactccatgagcccttatcttgccAATTAACTgttcatgtggcaccttatcatgctttttggaaatccaaatcgaGGTGTGTTACATCGACTGGTTCCCGTTTGACTCCTCGTTCTCAAAAAACTCTTAATAAATTTATCTAACCGGATTTCAAttttgtaaaaccatgttgacttgtttTAATGATACAATACTGTTCTAAGCGTCCAGGTAACTTCTAGCACTCCTCCCCCCGAATGCCCTGCAATGTCTGCAGCTCAGTTGTACAAATTGCACTTACTGCAGGTGTGGTTGTCTGGGACTCATGCATTCCGCGTGCTGCAATCATGACATTACATAAACcaattaataatctttatcgtcacaagtcggcttacattaacactgcaatgaagttactgtgacaatcccctagttgccacactcaagctcctgttcgggtacacagagggcgaactcagaatgtcgaattcacctaacagcatgtctttcaggacttgtgggcggaaacccacgcagacacagggagaagtgcagactctgcacaggcagtgacccaagctgggaatcgaacctgggaccctggagctgtgaagcaacagtcactgtgctaccgtgcaactaGAGGTATACAGTGGAAGTAATGAGGTATCACAATTTAGTTCAGCACCAAAGCTTTTCCCAACCGCCTGTCCTGCCTCACCTTTCACCACTGcctaaaatcttaataaatatcgCTCCTTGGTCATCGCCCCCCAAATGTTGCCAGTTCTATTCAGTGCCTGTTTCTCTCCCTCCATCTTAAATTTATGGAGCACGTTATATCATTTTGATGTATCAAAGGTGCtggataaatgcaagctgttgaaaTAAAGTTGATCCCTGCACATATAAAATTGTTTGGTATGCACAAAAATAACTGACTGAAGATAATACTATCACCAGCTTTTTAATACACTGGCTGACATAAGCCATTCAAATCACATGCTAGTCCAAAAGGAAACAACTTCTCAAAGGGAAAATATGGTTAGCAGCTCTAAAATGGCAACCTCGAGGAATATATTAGCATCATTCCCCTTATGTCAGTCTCTAAAATTTCAGATTGAGTCAGCCTTCAAGATAATTAAATTGGTCTTTGGCTGTGACATCTCACTGACATAATTTGGTTTGGTTTTAAATACAAGAGCCGTGAAACAGAAAGGTAAACTTTCAATGCAGCATTAAAAATGGTACTTTTATTAATCAGAATTTGTAACACATTGAAATCATTCTTTGTTAACTTGATTAGGCACCCACTTGTTCTAAGCAGACGGTCTTCAGAAATGagaattttatttttgttttcatgCAGCTGGCACAATGGCAAGTTGGCAGCACAATGGAATCATTAAAATCTGCACTTGTACTGTTTTTGTTTTATAGTATTTAATATCATGTATTCTTCCAAAGCATGCTTTGGTTGTTATACAATGTGCTGTGGTATAAAATATCAATTTGCATTCCATAAACACTTCCTGAAGTACGCTGTGGTAGAATGCACAACAATCCAATTAATCTATGGTTTTGCAAACAAATTACATTTTCTGACAGCCACCTTCAAACGTGGTCACATTTAAAACTGCTGTTTTGATTGGCTTGAAGGCACAAAGTTCATCATTTGGATTGAATAGTGACTAATCCTCAGCTGCCAGTTTTGTTCTCAAGTTGGCTGCTTGATAGTGTCTGATATCACCACAAACACTAGATTCTGATAAACAAAAAACAAACTATGCCTCACCTGCTTTTGTCTACACAGGAACAATATCTAAAATTGTGTGAAAGTGCCATACTGGTTTCATTTTGGTTCAGTGGCAACTCAAATACTGTGCGAAGAGGGGGATGTATTAAGAAACGAGAATACAGATGTTTGGTTACATTCAGAGTCAGTTTGTCCTCGGTTACCATGCGGTACCTTCACCTCAGTTGTACTGCATACTGGTATTTTATTCTGTCCTGCTAATGTGTGCACTTGTCTGGCTGATCCTCTGTTAATACAGGGCTTCAGAAATCGAGCAGGTGTTTCACGCACCACAAGAACCATGTCGGCAAACAAAGAGAGTTTACTGTCTGCTGTGTCTTCGGGAGCTGTGCTCTGGCATTGCACAGATTGTAGCTTGGGTTCTGCAGTTATTCTCTCGTGCTGTTCACAATGTAAGTTTTGCTCAGTCGTAGAGGTTTGTGTTTTTGAACGTGGTTGACTTTTTTCAGTATTCACTGCATAGGATGAAATTTCAGTCACTTTCTCTGTACCTTGAGCTTTAACCTCTGGCGCTGAAAGAGATGGAAATACCGGGCTCTGGTTTTCTTGTGAGATTGAGGTACCTTGTGACAATGGAGGTATACACTGTGATGATCCTTGGTTGTTTTCTAATCGTGAAATCTTCTCTAACCCAGGATGGAAATGCAATGGTTCAGTCAATGTTTTCCCTTTCAGCCCTGAAATGAGGTTGGTTAAAGGTGTCACAGCATTACATGACGGGGTGTCATGAGAAATAGGCAGAGGGATTTCCGATGCCGAGCCCTGAGATACCGGCTTACTCACATCCAAAGCCTGAAACTGCCTCAGAATCTTTAAAACAAAATGAACAAAATATTAACATCTGTACTTTTGATGATTGTACCTTGGCACCTCCTACGGTGCACACTGCCAGAGTTTTTTGCCTCCCACAAAAGACATGCAaatgttgacccatttaaaaataaattagagaCTTCTCCCAATTTCCTCACCTTGACAGCATCATCACCAACAGGAATTTTAATAGTGCCGTTAACATATTAAGGCACGCCAAGGCATTTTTCCTTTTCCATCCTCCATACCATCTCACTTCCCAGAACAATGGTAAAGGATTGGAGTTCTCCCAATTGGGAGAGGAAGAGAGCCCAGTAGAAGCTACATCTAGCGCCAAACCCAACACCTATTTGTGGCGGTCTTTTAGTGGGATCTTTGCTGGTAACCTTTCTCCTTTTATATTCACCACATGGATTTTGCACCTGTGCCTGCAATCCACCTCCAAGAGGAGAACACCTCCCATACTCTTCAACCACCATTAAGAATAAACTTATATTTAAATTGCTCTGTTTACAGTCCACACAATATCTCAAAGTAATTCACAACCAATTAATTTATTTTGGAGTTTAGTTACTGTTGCATCAGAAAATATGGCAGCAATTGCAGAGCAACCCGCAAACAACGGGTGACGAATAGAAGTAATCTGTTTTTGGTCAGATTAACACAGCAAGAATTTCCTGTTCTTTCTCAAATAAAGCCGCATCCACCTAAACATGCAGGCATCTCGTCCCAGTGCAGCACTACTTTATACCACGCTGGAGTGTCAGATTATGACTGGAATGTTGCATTGTGATAATGGACACTGAATTCTGAAGGGGCTAAAGCTATACTAGACTAAACTTTAGCAACTGTGGGGAAGGTGGAGGAGCCTTGAGCTAAGCTATTGATGAGTAAACCAGTAAATATAAAGTACAATCATGGGAAATAAAATATGAACAAAATACAGTAATTGCCTAATTAACTAATGTCTATTATTACAAACCAAGGATAGGCTATATAATTATTATTGGAATCATTTAGCATATTGTGAAGATTACAGGCATTTGACAAATAATTAAAAATATAGTCCCTGGGGTTTTGCACATAAATGTGCAATGTTTTGAATGAAAACATTTTCTTAGCTGTGAGAATAGTGATGATTTTGACAAATAACTTACCTTAGTGGCTCGATTAGTCACAGGCCCTGGTCTACTCTCACTCAACAGCTGTAAGCACTTGTGGGTTATTGCAAATATCTGGTCATGTGATAACAGGTCAGAGCACATGAGGGTGGAGAGAACGCTCATTGACCTCTACAAGAAGGAAAAAAATAAATCATCATGAAGAATATATTCAAAAAGGACAAAATTAGTTCCTCCAAACACAGTATACAGACACAACTATCAAATGCTGTACATCTGCTACTTCTTGTGAACAAAATAGTGAAATATTTAAATAAACACAAGTTGAAGGAGTCCTAGATGTCTGTGAAGGGTCCAAGTCACCAGTCTAAACAATTGCTATGTTTCAGAAGAATTTCAACTTTCATAGGAGCCTCTCGAGTTAAGGATAACAGTGATTCTTAAAGCCCAAAGCATTGCAGCTGCAAAACAGTTATGATAGTCGCTGTGCTTATGTGAATGAAATCTTGGAACTCCACACCACCAGAGATAGCTTGAGTGTTATCAATTGGCCTTGCGTCCCTGTTCaaggacattaaaaaaaaaatttgattcTAATATCATTTTACTCCTCGCCCAAAAATGTGACCAAATCTATCCTCTGTATTTAGATTAGCCTGACAATTATTCTTTACATGCACTGGAATTTTTTGTTTGCCAATTTAGCAGCTGCTGGCACTCCCAAACGCAACTTTACAGAACTGGAATTATTCCGTACTGTGTCAAATCCCAGGGATCATTAGCCTGATTGATTTCTGATTAGCAAGCCTGAGAAGATAAAAGACATGCATTCATCTTGTGTCATGTTTCACAGTTCTTTGAGGATAAATGAACTGCTTTGAAACTCAAAGAAATACCATGTTGACAGAGTTGGAGGGGTCCTTCAGTTTTTCATTGAGAAGTTCCACGACCACTTCACAGTTGAGTAATCCACACCTGAATTTGGTAAGAGATAGATACAGTATTATAGCAAAGTTAATCTCACAAGAACTAAACAGTGTCCCAGAATGAAGTTTATAAACTGTTCAGCAAGTAAATTGGTTAATGCTGAAAAACATTTTCTAgatcaggcttgtccaaccttttcatGCGAGGAGTACATTTCAATTGTTTTCCTCACGCCAGAGTCCAATGAGCAAATTTCAAAAAGATTAGGTTTGGCgcaacattaaacatgaatttccATCAAATGTCAAGGTAAGAAGAAAAGAAACAACTTCCTGAGCCAAAATAAAACAATGTCAAAACAACAAATTGAGTATTTAAAATGCTGAATAATTAATAACCGTGACcattagagagagaggaatgaaattGTGTTTTTCCGGCTCACTCTCGGTACTAATTTTCACTTGCCGTCGCCCACTATTTGAGTTGGtaaaggggtgagggacagtgtgaaccctgagacTAGGAGTAAGCCAGATTGTCTCGCTCACACGctgataggaacaggagtaggtcattcagcccctcgaccctgatccaccattcaatgagcaTGGCTTATCTGTGgcccctaactccatatacctgcctctggcccatatctcttaatacctttgctgaacaaaaatgtgTCTGTCTCAGTTGTAAAATGAACAACTtatctagcatcaattgccat
This region of Scyliorhinus torazame isolate Kashiwa2021f chromosome 18, sScyTor2.1, whole genome shotgun sequence genomic DNA includes:
- the tepsin gene encoding AP-4 complex accessory subunit Tepsin isoform X2, whose translation is MLMKATSDDEVPCPGYLFEEIAKISLESVGLCQCLLEYLLERLQSNSCHVKLKVLKILRHVCNHGSPQFILELRRNATFIQEVTVFSGPPDLLHGNALYQRVRTTAEDLANLLFSDALPYKTLSTLSPSRSYPPTGMGSSPSSGSTMQGFGHTAGKTSSGSASDAILNKIQKAAEVMVNAVLPQDCPRNRGNHYHTEGYQPVLSTVSEGKELKPVSKSPVAKHSTKAIHHQAGLPGGGWEESDSGHSSQDSSQTNYISDGSNSKAGTDSQSGGSRESGDLMERVESINVNDCVQEIALVNSLTQGSKVFLTRDEIQHFIKECGLLNCEVVVELLNEKLKDPSNSVNMRSMSVLSTLMCSDLLSHDQIFAITHKCLQLLSESRPGPVTNRATKILRQFQALDVSKPVSQGSASEIPLPISHDTPSCNAVTPLTNLISGLKGKTLTEPLHFHPGLEKISRLENNQGSSQCIPPLSQGTSISQENQSPVFPSLSAPEVKAQGTEKVTEISSYAVNTEKSQPRSKTQTSTTEQNLHCEQHERITAEPKLQSVQCQSTAPEDTADSKLSLFADMVLVVRETPARFLKPCINRGSARQVHTLAGQNKIPVCSTTEVKVPHGNRGQTDSECNQTSVFSFLNTSPSSHSI
- the tepsin gene encoding AP-4 complex accessory subunit Tepsin isoform X3; protein product: MWKDFKKVFSGPPDLLHGNALYQRVRTTAEDLANLLFSDALPYKTLSTLSPSRSYPPTGMGSSPSSGSTMQGFGHTAGKTSSGSASDAILNKIQKAAEVMVNAVLPQDCPRNRGNHYHTEGYQPVLSTVSEGKELKPVSKSPVAKHSTKAIHHQAGLPGGGWEESDSGHSSQDSSQTNYISDGSNSKAGTDSQSGGSRESGDLMERVESINVNDCVQEIALVNSLTQGSKVFLTRDEIQHFIKECGLLNCEVVVELLNEKLKDPSNSVNMRSMSVLSTLMCSDLLSHDQIFAITHKCLQLLSESRPGPVTNRATKILRQFQALDVSKPVSQGSASEIPLPISHDTPSCNAVTPLTNLISGLKGKTLTEPLHFHPGLEKISRLENNQGSSQCIPPLSQGTSISQENQSPVFPSLSAPEVKAQGTEKVTEISSYAVNTEKSQPRSKTQTSTTEQNLHCEQHERITAEPKLQSVQCQSTAPEDTADSKLSLFADMVLVVRETPARFLKPCINRGSARQVHTLAGQNKIPVCSTTEVKVPHGNRGQTDSECNQTSVFSFLNTSPSSHSI